GCTCCGGCAAGGGAGGCGGTCAAACCCAAGAAGATCGAGATTGAAGTCGCCGGTAAAAAGTCAAAGGCTGCTTAGCAGCGATGCCATTCCGTCCCAGCCTTACATTAAAAATTATCCGGCATAACGACGCATCTCTCAATAAGGGGGATGGGTTTTTTATGCGGAGGACGTAATGAAGACCTGCTTGTGACTGCCGGTTTTTGTCCATACATGACAAGCAGGACTTGGGCCGCTTCACTACGAGCAACTACCGTTCCTTTTATTTTTTGACTCCTCATGAACTCTATCGGGGTTTATCTGAGGTGGGAGAAATGGTCTCGAGTTTGATGTCATCGTAGTAGGCCACCGCTGACTCTCCGGTGTTGTCGGTATCGGTCATGATGGCGATGGCGCCTGCGTAGGAGGGATCTTTCCCAAAGCATGTTCTGTAATCCTCGAAGACATTTCTTTTTTCCGTAACCCATGTCCCCACCTTTTTTTCTCCGCTTTCCACAGCAATCATCATGGTTCTTGAATAGTATGGGTTGGGGCATCTCTCCCCCCTGGGGAGTTTGTTGGCCCAGATATAGTTGATGCTCCTGGTCAGGGCCGGGATGAAGTGCGGGAAAACCACATAGACCCGTGCCGCATAATCGTCCCCCTGGCGGGTTCTTTCATCCCCTTTTTGAAGGATGTTTTCCACCTTCCACCGCCAGGTCAGGACCGGATAATCCCTTGTATCGTATTTAATTTTGTAGATAAGGCCGGAAGCCGAGGCATGGCTCTCTGCCTTGAGGCAGCCGCTCCCATCCATCTTGATGACGGTATACCGGGTCTCTCCCTCGAAAATTTTCTTCTCCCACCGGGTCTTGAGGCCTGCTTCGAAATCGTCGATGAGAACAAAGGGTTCCCTGGCGAATCCTGAGAGGAACAGGGCCGCATACAAGAGAAAAATGCAGAATGCAGACAACCATGTTTTGGTTTTCACTCTTCCCATGGCCCATGAATTTTATTGAAGGAGTCCCTGTCTCCAGCAGGAATAGAACTATCCCAGCATGAAAACCGCCAGCGTAAAATAAAATACGAGCGTAAGGATGTCCGTCAAAGCAAGCGTTACAGGTCCTGCTGCGATTTTGGGGTCAAGCCGCAATGCATGCAGCAGGCTGGGGATGCTCAACCCGAATACACAGGCTGCGCACATGGAGAGAACAATGCCCAGGCCGATCACCCATGCGGCCGCGCCGTCACCTCGCCAGGCCCAGACGATCAGAGCCACGATCGAACCACAGGCCCCCCCAAGCAGCAGGGAGGTGGTAACCTCGCGCCGCAGCGCCTCGGCATACCATCGAAGGGTAGGCCGAGAGGTGCGGAGAGCCTGAATCGCCACCGTCATGGACTGGACACTTACGCTCTCGCCCAGGCCCAGCACCAGGGCCATAAAGAAGGCAAGCATCAGATACTGAGACAGGGTCACCTCATAGACGCTTGTCAGCAATGCGCAGATCGTGCCGCCGCTGATGGCTGCAAGCAGCCACGGAAAGCGGAATCGGAAGGACCTGAACGGTGACGCATCCCGCACCTGTGACACGCGGAATCCAAGTGATTCAAATACGGCATCTGTTTGCTCCCGCTCGGCCAGGTCGAAGACCTCTTCGGTGAACAGGCTGATGTCCACGATGCCCACCAGATGGCGCTCCTCATCGACCACAGGGAAGGCGAGGAACTTGTGCATCACGAATAATTCACAGGCTTCCAGCACTGTAGCGGTGTGAGGGATGGCGATGACCCGCTTGATCATGATGTCTGCCAGGCGTTGTTCCACAGGAGCGGTAAGCAGCCGGCGTGTAGGCAGGACACCAAGCAGCTGGTTTGCCTCATTGACCATGTAAAAGTAGACGATCTTCTCGCCTGCGCCATGCCGCCGAATGGCCGACAGGGCCTCCTGTACGGTCATTTCCTGCCGCAAGGATGAGAAGTCCCTGCGGACGTGGGCCAGAATCGGCTCCTGCAGATTGAGTGATCGCTGGGTTACAGGCAACGCAAACCCCATGCCATGTATTAGGAAACCTGACGAAAGGCCGGCTGATGCCGGCCTTGAAAAATAATACCATCCTAAACGCTGTTTTACAATGCACAAATAATAAATCAGTCCCATTTCCCCCGGTTCAACTTTATGCTTGAATATTATGCATGACCCTTCATATAATTGAGATAAGTCCCGGTCCGGGTGTACGGGCGCAACGGCGGCTTCAGGAGCGCAGATTGCATATCCCTTCAATGCCCATAATGAGGTGCATTTCATTGCCCCCTTGTATCAGCAGGCCGGCCCGCCCTTCAAAAATGATCGGGGGAATGGTCGCTCTCTTGCTTTTTGTCCTCATGGGCTGCGCCCCCAGGCCTCTCATCCGGCCGGAGATCCCCGGCGCCCGGAGCCTGGGCGATGTTGAAGATCGGATCCGGGCCGAGGCCGAGGCATGGGAGAAGACCCCTCACGTTCTCGGCGGGGCGGGCAAGGACGGCATAGACTGTTCCGGTTTCGTGGCGCTCGTGAATCAGAAACTTTTTGGGATCGAACTTCCCCGCACGGCTGAAGAACAGGCGGGAACGGGTACGCCGGTTCCGAGAAAACAGCTTCAGGCCGGGGACCTTGTTTTTTTTATGCCGTCTTCAAAGAAGCCCCATGTGGGGATCTATTTGAGCCGCGGGGAATTCGTTCATGTGTCCAGCAGCAGGGGCGTCATGATCTCAAACGTCCATGATCCTTATTGGTGGGATTGTTACTGGACGGCGCGGCGTATCCTTCAGATGTGACAGCAGGGTAATATCAAAAGCTAACCACAGAGAACACAGAGAAATACTTTATGTTTTTAAAAAAACCGTCAGAAGAAAAAAATGAATAGCCACATTTCGTTTGAGAGGACACAGAGGTGGAAAACCTAAATCTTGCCTGCTTGTTGGTATCCAAGAAATACTCTGTGTTCTCTGTGGTCAGCTTTTAAGAATACGAACCTTAGAACGAGGAGGCTTCATGGACAGGAGACAAGGGGACTCGCTTCCATCCATTCAGGATGCCGAGCTGGAAGACAAGACCGTGCTGGTCCGTTTTGATCACAATGTGGTGAAGAACGGCGAGATCAAGGACCCCTTCAGGATAGACCGGACCATCGGGACCCTTTTCCATATTGTCGAGAGGGGCGGCCGGCCCATCCTCATGACCCATATCGGGAGGCCCCGGGACAAGGAGACAGGAAAGATCCAATGCAGGGAAGGGGAGTCGGTCAGGCCGATCGTTGACTATATCGAACAGAAGCTGCATACACGGTTCTTTGTCCCCGAGTTTGAAATTGATCCTGAAAAGGGAATCATGGGCATTGATACCTCCATCAATATCGCCATACGGGAGCTGCGCAGCAGGAAGGTCAGCGGCATCTATCTCCCCAACACCCGATGGTTCTTCGGTGAGGAGGCCAAAGGCCCCGAGCGGGAGAGGTTCGCCCTCCAGCTCGCCGGGCTTGCCGATATCTACGTCAATGACGCCTTTGGCTCATGGCAGCCCCATGCATCCACCTATGACATCGTCAGGCATCTGCCGTCGTGCGCCGGGTTTCTCATGCAGCAGGAGATCAAGAACCTGGATCGGGTGCTCGAACCCGAGAGGCCTTTCCTTGCCGTGGTGGCCGGGGCGAAATATGATACCAAGATCGGGCCTCTTTACGCCATCTATGATAAGGTCGACCGGATCATCCTCGGCGGTGTGATCTACAACACCTATCTCTGTGCAAGATACGGTGTCAGGATCAAGGGCGTTTCCGATTCAGACATCAACCTTGCGCGGGAACTTGTTGAAAAGGACAAGGTCACAAAGAAGATCATCGAGCTTCCATTCATCGTGGAGTCGGATACGCTTGAAGGGAGAAAAGAGGGGCATTACAAGACCATCTCCGTTTCGGATTTTAAAAGCGGTCGGGAGTACGGCTATATCGCCGATATAGACCCGGCTTCGTTCAGAGACGGGAAGGTGCATGCGACCATTCTCGATGCCCGTACGATCCTCGTCAATGCCGTCATGGGATTTACGCCTCATTTCATTGAAGGCTCTCAGGCCTTGGACCATACGATTGACGAGAACAGGGACGCGATCAAGATGTACGGCGGCGGGGACACGCTTCAGGAGTTCAAAAACCTCTGTCCCGGTCTCTATCTTTCGGTGATGGACAATGCAAGATACTATTTCTTCACCGGGGGCGGGACCGTGCTCACCGCCATCGGAAAAGGGAGCCCCTACGGATTGCAGCCGATACGCGCCCTGATTGAAAAAGGCGGCCGGGGGTAGGGGATCTCCGGCAGAGGTCTCCGGTCAGGGTGTTTGTTCCCCGGTCTCCCGGCTAACGCCAGCCCACAGGCATGTATCCCCTGTCCCGCAGGCACTGATCCACAAACTGCCGAAGGACCGGGTCGGGGTCACGGGCATGCAGGAGCCCGTGCATGAATCCGCCTGCACTGCCGCCCGCCGCGCCTGCCGCGGCGCCCCGCCCGAACTCGCCTGTGACCGCACCCACCGCTGCGCCGGTGACGGTACCGACCGCGGCGCCGGCTGCGGTGTCACCCGCCACTTTGGCCTCCGGATGCGCCTTGACCCCGTGTTCGGCGGCGAACCGCATGCAATCGTCGAGGTCCCGCTGTGCCGCCGCCGTCCCCACTTCACGCAGATGGGGATTGGGGTAAAGGACCGGCCTCATGGGGGCGCATCCTGTGAGGACAAAGGCCGTGGTGACCGTGATCAAAAATACGGCTGAAAATTTCATGGTTTCTCCTTTTGCTTTCCAGGTTTCTCCTCCCTCGAAACAGACAGAGAAGAAAGTTTTCCCGTTACGGGGCTCTCCCTTGCAAAGTAAACATAGTATACATCCGGATCAGAATCAAGTGGAAGAAGTCGGTCCCTCTCAATAGGATTGTATTTCTGTCTGTATTGTATTATGATTTCACTCCGGTATTCTTCTTGGATCGGGTTTCAGCCGGGGATGACCGGGAACAAACAGGACGGGATGCATGAGGAGATCAAAGTGAGAAAATGGATTCTCATGGTTTTTTCAGCAGCGGTTGCTTTTCTCGTGGCCGCTCAGTTGATCCCTTTGAAGAGGACGAATCCCCCGGTGGAAACGGATGTCTCGGTCCCCGATGATGTCAATCTCATCTTGCGCCGTGCCTGCTATGACTGCCACTCCCATGAGACGGTCTGGCCCTGGTACAGCCGGGTGGCCCCTGCATCATGGCTTGTCGTGTCGGATGTGCACAGGGCCCGGAATAAACTCAATTTTTCCAAATGGGACAGATTGGATGGTCGGCATCAGATCAAAATGATGAAAGAATGCTGGCAGAAGGTTTCCGAGAAGGAAATGCCTCCCCTGATTTACCTGCTCGCTCATCCTGATGCACGACTCACCCCTGCGGATCGTGAGCTTATCCATCAGTGGTCTCTTAGTGAGGGTCTTTAACCCGGATTCTTGAATATGAATAGAAAAATTTTGCGCCATCTTCCATCCCTGTTCGGTATCATTCTCTTTGCCGTTGCGCTTTTTGTCCTTCACCACGCCTTGGAAGAATATCACTACCATGATGTGATCCGGAGCCTGAAGGGACTTCCCGCCCAGAAAGTCGTCCTTGCCGTTCTGCTCACGCTCTTCAGTTATATGGCCATGGTCGGATACGATATGCTGGCCCTGCATTATATCAGGCATCCGCTCGCCTACAGTAAAATCGCCTTTGCTTCGTTCATCAGCTACGCATTCAGCAGCAACATCGGGATTTCGATCCTCAGTGCAAGCGCCATCCGTTACCGGCTCTACTCGGCCTGGGGGCTTTCCACGGAAAAGATCACCCATGTTGTGGCTTTCTGTATCCTGACATTCTGGCTGGGATACTTCACCCTGACGGGCGCGGTTCTGCTTCTGGAGCCGATCGTCATTCCGGCCCAGCTCCATCTTCCGGTTGCTTCGGGCCGTCTCATGAGCGCAATCTTTGCGGCTCTGGTGATCGGATATCTGCTAACAGGCGTCTTGAGAAAAAAGCCGGTCAGGATAGGGGAATGGGAGTTCCCTGTGCCGTCTTTTCGCCTTTTCATTTCCCAGATTATGGTCGCATCCGCGGACTGGATTCTGGCGGGGGCCGTTCTTTATGTTCTGCTTCCTGCATCGGGATCCCTTTCCTTCCTCAGGTTTATCGGCATTTTCATGGTGGCGCAGCTTACGGGTCTGATCAGCCATGTCCCGGGAGGGATCGGGGTCTTTGAAACCGTCATGATTTTTCTCCTTGCGCCGGATCTCGCTGCTTCGGATCTCCTAAGCTCTCTCCTGGTCTATCGGGTGATTTACTATTTCCTGCCGCTCAGCGCGGCCACGGTGATGCTCGGGAGTTACGAGATCATCAAGGGAAGGGAGAGGGTCAAGAGGGTTACGACCCTCCTTGGCCAGTGGTTCTCCTTGCTGGCGCCACAGGCGCTCTCCTTCACGACATTCGTCGGCGGGGCCATTCTTCTCATCTCGGGTGCGACACCTGCTGAAAAAACCCGGCTGGCATGGCTCAATGATTTCCTGCCCCTTCCGGTCATGGAAATGTCCCATTTCCTCGGCAGCCTGGCCGGCGTCGGCCTGATCATTCTTGCCAGGGGCATACAGCGCAGGCTCGATGCCGCCTATATCCTTGTCCTTGCCCTTCTTGGGACAGGGATCGTGTTCTCACTGCTTAAAGGTTTTGATTATGAAGAGGCCATTCTGCTGACGCTGATGTTCGGCGCGCTCCTTCCCTGTCACCGGTACTTTTACCGTAAGGCCTCTCTTTTCAGCCAACGGTTTACTGCCGAATGGATTGCCGCCATTGCCTTCGTCCTGATGGGTTCCATCTGGATCGGACTTTTTGCGTACAAACATCTTGAATATTCCCATGAGCTCTGGTGGCAATTTGCACTGTCAGGAGGGGATGCCCCGCGGTTCCTCCGGGCCACCGTTGGAGTGATGGTCGTTGTTCTCATCTTTTCCACAGCCAAACTTCTTCAGCCCGGCTCCCACGAACCTTCCATGCCTGACCGCAAGGAACTGGACAGGGCGCATGACATTATAACAGACTCCCGGGCCACGTCTGCAAACCTCGCTCTTCTGGGAGACAAGCCGCTTTTATTCAGCGAGAGCGGAAACGCGTTTATAATGTATGCCGTTGAGGGGAGGAGCTGGGTGGCCATGGGCGACCCTGTGGGGCCGCAGCCCGAACGGACGGAGCTGATCTGGCGGTTCCGTGAGCTGTGTGACCGTCATGATGGATGGACGGTCTTTTATGAGGTGGATGTGGAAAACCTCCCCCTCTACGTGGAACTCGGTCTGACCCTCCTGAAACTCGGCGAGGAGGCCCGCGTTCCCCTTGAAGCCTTTAGCATAGAAGGAAAGGCTCGCAGTGGATTGCGATATATAGTTAACCGGTTGGAGAAAGAGAAGTTTGAGTTTTCTGTGGTCCCGTCCCAAGGGGTGCCCCGGCTCATTCCGGAGTTAAAAGAGATCTCTGATGCGTGGCTGACTGAAAGAAAGACCAGGGAGAAAAGATTTTCCCTGGGGTTCTTCGATGAAGCCTATCTGAGGCATTTTCCTGTCGGGACCGTCCTGAAGGAAGGGAGGATCGTAGCCTTTGCCAATCTCTGGACCGGGGCGGGAAAGGAAGAGATCTCCATTGATCTGATGAGGCATCTCCCCGACACCCCTAACGGGATCATGGATTTCCTGTTCACCCACATCCTGTTGTGGGGCAAGGCGCAGGGCTATCAGTGGTTCAACCTGGGGATGGCCCCGCTGTCCGGGCTTGAGAACCGCGCATTCGCTCCGATCTGGAACCGCCTCGGATCTCTGATCTTCCGTCATGGAGAAAATTTTTACAATTTTCAGGGTCTGCGTCAGTACAAAGAGAAATTTGATCCGGTCTGGAGGCCGAAATATCTGGCCTCCCCGGGGGGGCTCGCATTGCCGCGTATCCTGGCCAACCTTTCCTCTCTCATCTCCGGCGGACTGAAGGGCATTATCACAAAATGAAGTCGTTTATTCATCAGATACCCAAAGCCGAACTCCATATCCATATTGAAGGCTCCCTCGAGCCTGAGCTCATGTTGGAGATTGCGGAGCGGAATGGTTTGACTCTTCCCTTCCCTTCGGTCGAAGAGATACGCAAGGCCTATGAATTCACGGATCTCCAGTCTTTTCTGGATATATACTATAAAGGAACGCGCATCCTTCTGCATGAACAGGATTTTTACGATATGACATGGGCCTATCTTGAAAAAGCCCATGCGCAAAACGTCCGCCATGCCGAGATTTTTTTCGATCCACAGAGCCATACCGGGCGGGGGGTCCCCTTTGAAACAGTGATGACGGGCATACACCAGGCATTGCTGGAAGGAGAGAGGAAGCTGAACCTCTCTTCAGGGCTGATCCTCTGTTTTCTGCGGGACCTCAGCGTTGAGGCGGCCATGGAGACATTACAGCAGGTCCTGCGGTTCCGGGACTGGATCATCGGGGTCGGGCTGGATTCATCGGAAGCCGGACATCCGCCGGACAAGTTCGCCCGGGTATTTGATCAGGCCAGGGAAGAGGGATTCAAGACCGTGGCCCATGCCGGCGAAGAGGGGCCGCCGGAATATATCCGGCAGGCATTGGACCTGCTCAAGGTCTCGCGCATTGATCACGGGGTCCGATGTATGGAAGATCCGAAACTGGTTGAGAGACTGGCCGCAGGCCGGATTCCCTTGACGGTCTGCCCGATTTCCAATGTAAAACTTCGCGTTTTCCCCTCCCTTAAAGAACATAACCTGAAAAAGATGCTGGACTCGGGATTATGTGTGACCGTGAATTCCGATGACCCGGCCTATTTCGGCGGCTATATTGAAGAGAATTTTATGGCCGTTCAGCAAGCTCTGAACCTGGATCAACATGATTTGTATCGCCTCACAAAAAATGCTTTTCTGGCCTCGTTTCTAAGAACGGATGAAAAACAAACTCTGGTGGAAGAACTAAATGATTTTATGAGAAAACAAGGTTAAACGCCGACTCAATATGGGGTTGGCATCATAAAAAAAGAGGTTATTTAAGCCGGCGGAGATGTTTTTTTTTAAAAAATACTCTTCAAGCGCTTTACAAATCCGGTAGAATATGGTTAATAGAATATGAACGGTGTCATGAAAAAAAGGAGATCTAACAAAGACTGCACGGAAAGGCATATTTTTTTATGCCGAGACCCTGCCGATGAAGAAGGCCGCTTTTATGAAAAAGAATTGCTGGGAGTATATGAAGTGCGACAGAGGACCGGACGAAGGCAAGGCGGAGACCTTGGGCCTCTGCCCGGCCGCCAACGAAGTGAGGCTGAACGGAGTGCATGGCGGCATGAATGCCGGAAGGGCCTGCTGGGTGGTTCCAGGGACGTGTTGCGATGACTTCGGGACCCATGATGCCGGCACGGTCTTTAAGACCTGTACGGATTGTGATTTTTATAAGCTCGTCAAACAGGAAGAACATCCGAAGTTTATTTTTTCAGGGGTTCTTCTCAAGAACTTAATGTCATGAGCCTTCATACCTTGTCCTACTCTGCCGGGTCATGAATGGATTCATCATGCTTCATCCTCCTCCTCTTTTAACCAGACCGATGGATGGGACGGATTACGTCCGTAAGGAAATAGTCTCTTGATCAGGACATACGCCTTATTC
This genomic interval from Nitrospirae bacterium CG2_30_53_67 contains the following:
- a CDS encoding magnesium transporter MgtE; translation: MGFALPVTQRSLNLQEPILAHVRRDFSSLRQEMTVQEALSAIRRHGAGEKIVYFYMVNEANQLLGVLPTRRLLTAPVEQRLADIMIKRVIAIPHTATVLEACELFVMHKFLAFPVVDEERHLVGIVDISLFTEEVFDLAEREQTDAVFESLGFRVSQVRDASPFRSFRFRFPWLLAAISGGTICALLTSVYEVTLSQYLMLAFFMALVLGLGESVSVQSMTVAIQALRTSRPTLRWYAEALRREVTTSLLLGGACGSIVALIVWAWRGDGAAAWVIGLGIVLSMCAACVFGLSIPSLLHALRLDPKIAAGPVTLALTDILTLVFYFTLAVFMLG
- a CDS encoding phosphoglycerate kinase translates to MDRRQGDSLPSIQDAELEDKTVLVRFDHNVVKNGEIKDPFRIDRTIGTLFHIVERGGRPILMTHIGRPRDKETGKIQCREGESVRPIVDYIEQKLHTRFFVPEFEIDPEKGIMGIDTSINIAIRELRSRKVSGIYLPNTRWFFGEEAKGPERERFALQLAGLADIYVNDAFGSWQPHASTYDIVRHLPSCAGFLMQQEIKNLDRVLEPERPFLAVVAGAKYDTKIGPLYAIYDKVDRIILGGVIYNTYLCARYGVRIKGVSDSDINLARELVEKDKVTKKIIELPFIVESDTLEGRKEGHYKTISVSDFKSGREYGYIADIDPASFRDGKVHATILDARTILVNAVMGFTPHFIEGSQALDHTIDENRDAIKMYGGGDTLQEFKNLCPGLYLSVMDNARYYFFTGGGTVLTAIGKGSPYGLQPIRALIEKGGRG
- a CDS encoding adenosine deaminase, translating into MKSFIHQIPKAELHIHIEGSLEPELMLEIAERNGLTLPFPSVEEIRKAYEFTDLQSFLDIYYKGTRILLHEQDFYDMTWAYLEKAHAQNVRHAEIFFDPQSHTGRGVPFETVMTGIHQALLEGERKLNLSSGLILCFLRDLSVEAAMETLQQVLRFRDWIIGVGLDSSEAGHPPDKFARVFDQAREEGFKTVAHAGEEGPPEYIRQALDLLKVSRIDHGVRCMEDPKLVERLAAGRIPLTVCPISNVKLRVFPSLKEHNLKKMLDSGLCVTVNSDDPAYFGGYIEENFMAVQQALNLDQHDLYRLTKNAFLASFLRTDEKQTLVEELNDFMRKQG